The Streptomyces sp. NBC_01775 genome includes a region encoding these proteins:
- a CDS encoding heme o synthase encodes MRRSEVSVTAVETRPAGALDSSGHRPFGARVKAFIELTKPRIIELLLMTTIPVMFLAAQGVPDLKLVLITCLGGYLSAGGASALNMYIDRDIDALMHRTEQRPLVTGMVSPRECLVFGISLAIVSTLLFGLLVNWLSAALALGALLFYVVVYTMILKRRTSQNIVWGGIAGCMPVLIGWSSVTNDVSWAAVILFLVIFFWTPPHYWPLSMKVKEDYQRAGVPMLPAIASNVTVATQIVVYSWVMVLVSLLLWPLGYVGWFYPLVAVLAGGLWLWEAHALRSRARAGLTGAKLKEMRLFHWSITYVSLVFIAVAVDPFLR; translated from the coding sequence ATGAGGCGATCAGAGGTGTCCGTGACGGCCGTCGAAACCCGTCCAGCGGGGGCGCTGGACAGCAGCGGCCACCGGCCGTTCGGGGCCCGCGTGAAGGCGTTCATCGAGCTGACCAAGCCGCGGATCATCGAGTTGCTCCTCATGACCACCATCCCGGTCATGTTCCTCGCGGCGCAAGGTGTCCCCGACCTCAAGCTCGTGCTGATCACCTGCCTCGGCGGTTATCTGTCCGCGGGCGGCGCCAGCGCGCTGAACATGTACATCGACCGGGACATCGACGCGCTGATGCACCGCACCGAGCAGCGCCCCCTGGTCACCGGAATGGTCAGTCCGCGCGAGTGCCTGGTCTTCGGCATCAGCCTCGCCATCGTCTCCACCCTGCTGTTCGGGCTGCTGGTCAACTGGCTGTCCGCGGCACTGGCGTTGGGCGCGCTCCTCTTCTACGTCGTCGTCTACACGATGATCCTCAAGCGGCGCACCTCCCAGAACATCGTCTGGGGCGGCATCGCGGGCTGCATGCCCGTCCTCATCGGCTGGTCCTCGGTCACGAACGACGTCAGCTGGGCGGCCGTCATCCTCTTCCTGGTGATCTTCTTCTGGACGCCGCCGCACTACTGGCCGCTGTCCATGAAGGTCAAGGAGGACTACCAGCGGGCCGGAGTGCCGATGCTGCCGGCCATCGCCAGCAACGTCACCGTCGCCACCCAGATCGTCGTCTACAGCTGGGTGATGGTGCTCGTCTCCCTGCTGCTGTGGCCGCTGGGCTACGTCGGCTGGTTCTACCCGCTGGTCGCGGTCCTGGCGGGCGGGCTGTGGCTCTGGGAGGCGCACGCGCTGCGCTCGCGCGCCCGTGCGGGGCTGACCGGGGCCAAGCTCAAGGAGATGCGGCTCTTCCACTGGTCGATCACCTACGTCTCGCTGGTCTTCATCGCCGTGGCGGTCGACCCCTTCCTGCGCTGA
- a CDS encoding ABC transporter permease: MSAHGTYAPAPGAAPLGRMVRAQATLETRTLLRNGEQLLLTVIIPTLLLVLFGAVDIVDTGKGSRVDFLAPGILALAVLSTAFTGQAISTGFERRYGVLKRLGASPLPRWGLMTAKTCSVLVIEVLQVALLSVVAFALGWSPHGNPATVVLLLLLGTATFSGLGLLMAGTLKAEATLAGANLLFILLLVGGGVVVPLDKFPGPAQDVLHLLPISALSDGLRDVLQHGAGVPWGDLAILAVWAVLGLGTAARFFKWE, translated from the coding sequence ATGAGCGCTCACGGGACGTACGCACCCGCGCCCGGCGCCGCGCCGCTGGGGCGAATGGTGCGGGCACAGGCGACGCTGGAGACGCGGACGCTGCTGCGCAACGGCGAGCAGCTGCTGCTGACCGTCATCATCCCGACGCTGCTGCTGGTGCTCTTCGGCGCCGTCGACATCGTCGACACCGGCAAGGGCTCACGGGTCGACTTCCTGGCGCCCGGCATCCTGGCGCTGGCCGTGCTGTCCACGGCCTTCACCGGACAGGCCATCTCCACCGGCTTCGAGCGCCGCTACGGCGTGCTGAAGCGGCTGGGCGCCTCCCCGCTGCCCCGCTGGGGCCTGATGACGGCGAAGACCTGCTCCGTCCTGGTCATCGAGGTGCTCCAGGTGGCGTTGCTGAGCGTCGTCGCCTTCGCGCTGGGCTGGTCGCCGCACGGGAATCCGGCCACGGTGGTGCTCCTGCTCCTGCTGGGCACGGCGACCTTCTCCGGGCTCGGCCTGCTCATGGCGGGGACGCTGAAGGCCGAGGCGACCCTCGCGGGCGCCAACCTCCTCTTCATCCTGCTGCTGGTCGGCGGCGGCGTCGTCGTCCCGCTGGACAAGTTCCCCGGCCCCGCACAGGACGTGCTGCACCTGCTGCCCATCTCCGCGCTCTCGGACGGGCTGCGCGACGTGCTCCAGCACGGCGCCGGCGTTCCGTGGGGCGACCTGGCGATCCTGGCGGTCTGGGCCGTGCTCGGCCTGGGCACCGCCGCGCGCTTCTTCAAGTGGGAGTAG
- the opcA gene encoding glucose-6-phosphate dehydrogenase assembly protein OpcA: MNIDLTDTTSSRINAELVKARRSLGSPATGMVLTLVIVTDEGNHYDALKAASGASREHPSRILVVVRRPGRSPRDRAQHRLDAEVRVGTDAREAGSGETVILRLHGELASHSHSVVLPLLLPDAPVVVWWPENAPENPAEDALGKLAQRRITDAAATEDPVGALSLRASTYAPGDTDLSWTRITPWRSMLAASLDQKHSTLHSAVIEGEEYNPSSELLALWLAERLRIPVERRISEGPGITAVRLETADGQICLDRANGALAELAVPGQPDRHVALQRRTTAELIAEELRRLDPDEAYAEAVSFGVNKLAAPDPAHPTPTAPAPAPAATATATATATAQGGGDGDGDGKTGKSKPPAKKTASASSAGPSKKAAPSASSSKKAAPSASSSKKAAPSASSSQKAADK; encoded by the coding sequence ATGAACATCGACCTCACGGACACCACGTCCAGCCGCATCAACGCCGAACTGGTCAAGGCGCGCCGATCCCTCGGCTCACCGGCCACCGGCATGGTGCTCACCCTTGTCATCGTCACCGACGAAGGCAACCACTACGACGCGCTCAAGGCCGCCAGCGGCGCCTCCAGGGAGCACCCCTCGCGCATCCTCGTCGTGGTGCGCCGCCCCGGGCGCTCACCCCGCGACCGGGCACAGCACCGCCTCGACGCCGAGGTCCGCGTCGGCACCGACGCCCGCGAGGCGGGCTCCGGCGAGACGGTCATCCTTCGCCTGCACGGCGAACTCGCCTCGCACTCCCACAGCGTCGTCCTGCCGCTGCTGCTGCCGGACGCGCCGGTGGTCGTGTGGTGGCCGGAGAACGCCCCCGAGAACCCGGCCGAGGACGCCCTGGGCAAGCTCGCCCAGCGCCGCATCACCGACGCGGCGGCCACCGAGGACCCGGTCGGCGCGCTCAGTCTGCGCGCCTCCACCTACGCGCCCGGTGACACGGACCTGTCCTGGACCCGCATCACTCCCTGGCGCAGCATGCTGGCCGCCTCGCTGGACCAGAAGCACTCCACGCTGCACTCGGCGGTGATCGAGGGCGAGGAGTACAACCCCTCCAGCGAACTGCTCGCGCTGTGGCTGGCCGAGCGGCTGCGGATCCCCGTCGAGCGGCGCATCTCCGAGGGCCCCGGCATCACCGCCGTCCGCCTGGAGACCGCCGACGGCCAGATCTGTCTGGACCGCGCCAACGGCGCCCTCGCGGAACTGGCCGTCCCCGGCCAGCCCGACCGGCACGTCGCCCTCCAGCGGCGCACCACGGCCGAGCTGATCGCCGAAGAGCTGCGGCGGCTCGACCCGGACGAGGCGTACGCGGAAGCTGTGAGCTTCGGCGTCAACAAGCTCGCGGCGCCCGACCCGGCGCACCCGACCCCGACCGCACCCGCGCCGGCACCGGCTGCGACTGCGACTGCGACTGCGACTGCGACTGCCCAGGGCGGCGGGGACGGGGACGGGGACGGGAAGACGGGGAAGAGCAAGCCCCCGGCGAAGAAGACCGCGTCGGCGTCGTCCGCCGGCCCCTCGAAGAAGGCGGCACCGTCCGCAAGCTCCTCGAAGAAGGCGGCACCGTCCGCGAGCTCCTCGAAGAAGGCGGCACCGTCCGCGAGCTCCTCGCAGAAGGCGGCGGACAAGTGA
- the zwf gene encoding glucose-6-phosphate dehydrogenase — MSSAANPLRDAQDRRLPRIAGPSGLVIFGVTGDLSRKKLMPAVYDLANRGLLPPGFSLVGFARRDWEDEDFAQVVHDAVKEHARTTFREEVWQQLAEGMRFVSGEFHDDHAFETLKATIDELDKSRGTGGNFAFYLSVPPKFFPTVVSQLKKHGLSDSGPDSWRRAVIEKPFGHDLKSAQDLNSVVHEVFKPAEVFRIDHYLGKETVQNILAVRFANTMFEPLWNRGYVDHVQITMAEDIGIGGRAGYYDGIGSARDVIQNHLLQLLALTAMEEPTSFDAKALLTEKLKVLNSVRLPKDLGKHTVRGQYAAGWQGGEKVPGYLDEDGIDPKSKTDTYAAVKLEIDNRRWAGVPFYLRTGKRLGRRVTEIAVMFQRAPHSPFDATETQELGQNALVIRVQPDEGVTIRFGSKVPGTQMEIRDVTMDFAYGESFTESSPEAYERLLLDVLLGDANLFPRHQEVERSWEILDPVEEYWDKHGKPEQYPAGTWGPQAADEMLARDGRSWRRP, encoded by the coding sequence TTGAGCAGCGCAGCCAACCCGCTGCGTGACGCCCAGGACCGTCGGCTCCCGCGTATCGCGGGGCCGTCGGGTCTGGTCATCTTTGGCGTCACGGGTGATTTGTCACGTAAAAAGCTGATGCCTGCCGTCTACGATCTCGCCAACCGCGGCCTTCTCCCCCCGGGGTTCTCCCTCGTGGGCTTCGCCCGGCGCGACTGGGAGGACGAGGACTTCGCACAGGTCGTGCACGACGCCGTCAAGGAGCACGCGCGCACCACCTTCCGCGAGGAGGTCTGGCAGCAGCTCGCCGAGGGCATGCGCTTCGTGTCGGGCGAGTTCCACGACGACCACGCCTTCGAGACGCTCAAGGCCACCATCGACGAGCTGGACAAGTCGCGCGGCACCGGCGGCAACTTCGCCTTCTACCTCTCTGTGCCGCCCAAGTTCTTCCCCACCGTCGTCTCCCAGCTCAAGAAGCACGGGCTGTCCGACTCCGGCCCCGACTCCTGGCGCCGCGCCGTCATCGAGAAGCCGTTCGGGCACGACCTGAAGTCCGCGCAGGACCTGAACTCCGTCGTCCACGAGGTGTTCAAGCCTGCCGAGGTCTTCCGCATCGACCACTACCTCGGCAAGGAGACGGTCCAGAACATCCTGGCCGTCCGCTTCGCCAACACGATGTTCGAGCCGCTGTGGAACCGCGGCTACGTCGACCACGTACAGATCACCATGGCCGAGGACATCGGCATCGGCGGTCGCGCCGGATACTACGACGGCATCGGCTCGGCCCGTGACGTCATCCAGAACCACCTCCTCCAGCTCCTCGCCCTGACCGCCATGGAGGAGCCCACCTCCTTCGACGCCAAGGCGCTGCTGACCGAGAAGCTGAAGGTCCTCAACTCCGTGCGGCTGCCCAAGGATCTGGGCAAGCACACGGTGCGCGGCCAGTACGCCGCGGGCTGGCAGGGCGGCGAGAAGGTGCCCGGCTACCTCGACGAGGACGGCATCGACCCCAAGTCGAAGACCGACACCTACGCGGCGGTCAAGCTGGAGATCGACAATCGCCGCTGGGCAGGCGTCCCCTTCTATCTGCGCACGGGCAAGCGTCTGGGCCGCCGCGTCACCGAGATCGCCGTCATGTTCCAGCGGGCGCCGCACTCCCCCTTCGACGCCACCGAAACCCAGGAGCTGGGTCAGAACGCGCTGGTCATCCGCGTCCAGCCGGACGAGGGCGTCACGATCCGCTTCGGCTCCAAGGTGCCCGGCACCCAGATGGAGATCCGCGACGTGACCATGGACTTCGCCTACGGCGAGTCCTTCACCGAGTCCAGCCCCGAGGCGTACGAACGCCTCCTCCTCGACGTCCTGCTGGGCGACGCGAACCTCTTCCCGCGGCACCAGGAGGTCGAGCGTTCCTGGGAGATCCTCGACCCCGTCGAGGAGTACTGGGACAAGCACGGCAAGCCCGAGCAGTACCCCGCCGGGACCTGGGGGCCCCAGGCAGCCGACGAGATGCTCGCACGCGACGGACGGAGCTGGCGCCGGCCATGA
- a CDS encoding COX15/CtaA family protein translates to MPNLLEVVRNPIAYIAARWTPTQRTLQRAASSALLMSVFIVLTGGAVRLTGSGLGCETWPKCSSESLTATSEMGIHGAIEFSNRMLTWVLSAAVGWTIIAVRSAKPARRGLSKLAWSQFWLVMSNGVVGGITVLTELNPYTVAGHFLAAMALLTVTALTWMRVREGDTPPRPLVGKPVKKLAAVLVVFSGLLVAAGTVVTGAGPHAGDSSEVPRMPIEVKLAAQTHGAFAWIVIVLTLALWFVLRAVDAPAGPRRATRTFLLVLLAQGVIGYVQYFTDMPEVLVALHLLGSTVVWVGALRVLMSMRERGLPQTAKATVPAPAVGQERSDVPDAAEKPVEPDAAEVPEAPDASPAHSR, encoded by the coding sequence GTGCCGAATCTGCTCGAAGTCGTACGTAACCCCATCGCGTACATCGCCGCGCGCTGGACGCCCACGCAGCGCACTCTCCAGCGCGCGGCCTCCTCCGCGCTCTTGATGAGTGTCTTCATCGTGCTGACGGGCGGGGCCGTGCGGCTCACCGGCTCGGGGCTGGGATGCGAGACGTGGCCCAAGTGCAGCAGCGAGAGCCTGACGGCCACCTCGGAGATGGGCATCCACGGCGCGATCGAATTCAGCAACCGGATGCTGACGTGGGTGCTCTCGGCCGCCGTCGGCTGGACGATCATCGCGGTGCGCTCCGCCAAGCCGGCGCGCCGGGGCCTCAGCAAGCTCGCCTGGTCGCAGTTCTGGCTGGTGATGAGCAACGGCGTGGTCGGCGGGATCACCGTGCTCACCGAGCTGAACCCCTACACCGTCGCCGGGCACTTCCTGGCGGCCATGGCGTTGCTGACCGTCACCGCCTTGACCTGGATGCGCGTCCGCGAGGGCGACACCCCGCCCAGGCCGCTGGTCGGCAAGCCGGTCAAGAAGCTGGCGGCCGTGCTGGTCGTCTTCTCGGGCCTCCTCGTCGCCGCGGGCACCGTCGTCACCGGCGCGGGGCCGCACGCGGGCGACAGCAGCGAGGTCCCGCGCATGCCCATCGAGGTGAAGCTGGCCGCGCAGACGCACGGCGCCTTCGCCTGGATCGTGATCGTGCTGACGCTGGCGCTGTGGTTCGTCCTGCGCGCCGTCGACGCGCCCGCCGGGCCCCGGCGGGCCACCCGCACCTTCCTGCTCGTCCTGCTCGCGCAGGGCGTCATCGGCTACGTCCAGTACTTCACTGACATGCCGGAGGTCCTCGTCGCGCTGCACCTGCTGGGCTCGACGGTGGTGTGGGTCGGCGCACTGCGCGTGCTGATGTCGATGCGGGAGCGCGGGCTGCCACAGACCGCGAAGGCGACCGTACCGGCGCCCGCCGTCGGCCAGGAGCGATCCGATGTACCGGATGCCGCGGAAAAGCCCGTCGAACCGGATGCAGCGGAAGTTCCCGAAGCACCGGATGCCTCACCCGCTCACAGCCGGTAG
- the tal gene encoding transaldolase — MTDALKRLSDEGVAIWLDDLSRKRITSGGLGELIDEQHVVGVTTNPSIFQKAISAGDGYEQQVADLAARRVSVEEALRMITTADVRDAADVLRPVFDATDGKDGRVSIEVDPRLAHNTRATVAEARQLAWLVDRPNTFIKIPATEAGLPAITETIGKGISVNVTLIFSLERYRAVMDAYLAGLEKAKALGLDLSQIHSVASFFVSRVDSEIDKRLAAVGTDQAKQLKSKSAIANARLAYQAYEQVIASDRWQELERSGANQQRPLWASTGVKDPELPDTLYVTELVAPNTVNTMPEATLEATADHGEIAGDAVRGTYEEAQAVLDGIAKLGISYDDVVKVLEDEGVQKFEDAWNDLLKSTEAELQRLAPKEA, encoded by the coding sequence ATGACAGACGCACTCAAGCGCCTCTCCGACGAAGGCGTCGCGATCTGGCTGGACGACCTGTCGCGCAAGCGCATCACGTCGGGCGGCCTCGGCGAGCTGATCGACGAGCAGCACGTGGTGGGTGTCACCACCAACCCGTCGATCTTCCAGAAGGCCATCTCGGCCGGTGACGGCTACGAGCAGCAGGTGGCCGATCTGGCGGCGCGCCGGGTCTCCGTCGAAGAGGCCCTCCGCATGATCACCACGGCGGACGTCCGGGACGCGGCCGACGTGCTGCGCCCGGTCTTCGACGCCACCGACGGCAAGGACGGACGGGTCTCCATCGAGGTCGACCCGCGCCTGGCGCACAACACCCGCGCCACGGTGGCCGAGGCCCGGCAGCTGGCGTGGCTGGTGGACCGTCCGAACACCTTCATCAAGATCCCGGCGACCGAGGCGGGCCTGCCGGCGATCACCGAGACCATCGGCAAGGGCATCAGCGTCAACGTCACGCTGATCTTCTCCCTGGAGCGCTACCGCGCCGTGATGGACGCCTACCTGGCGGGCCTGGAGAAGGCCAAGGCCCTGGGCCTGGATCTCTCGCAGATCCACTCGGTGGCCTCGTTCTTCGTCTCCCGCGTGGACTCCGAGATCGACAAGCGGCTCGCCGCCGTCGGCACGGACCAGGCCAAGCAGCTGAAGAGCAAGTCGGCCATCGCCAACGCCCGGCTCGCCTACCAGGCGTACGAGCAGGTCATCGCCTCCGACCGCTGGCAGGAGCTGGAGCGCTCCGGCGCCAACCAGCAGCGCCCCCTGTGGGCCTCCACCGGCGTGAAGGACCCGGAGCTGCCGGACACGCTCTACGTCACGGAGCTGGTGGCGCCGAACACGGTCAACACCATGCCGGAGGCCACGCTGGAGGCCACCGCCGACCACGGCGAGATCGCCGGTGACGCGGTCCGCGGCACCTACGAGGAGGCGCAGGCCGTTCTGGACGGCATCGCCAAGCTCGGCATCTCCTACGACGACGTCGTGAAGGTGCTGGAGGACGAGGGCGTGCAGAAGTTCGAGGACGCCTGGAACGACCTGCTGAAGTCCACCGAGGCCGAGCTTCAGCGCCTCGCCCCGAAGGAGGCGTAA
- a CDS encoding ABC transporter ATP-binding protein: MRSSAAVEVAGLVKRYGSKTAVDALDLTVARGTVTAFLGPNGAGKTTTIETCEGYRRPDAGTVRVLGLDPVTQGSELRPRIGVMLQSGGIYPTARAEETLRHMATLHAHPLEVPALIERLGLGSCGRTPYRRLSGGQQQRLALALALVGRPELVFLDEPTAGLDPQARHATWDLVRDLRADGVTVLLTTHHMEEAEELSDDVAIVDGGKVIAQGSPEELCKGGAENTLRFGGRPGLDLNSLLKALPSGTAAIELSPGSYRLTGTVDPQLLATVTSWCAQNGVLPDRISVERRTLEDVFLELTGKELRS; encoded by the coding sequence ATGCGAAGTTCAGCGGCTGTGGAGGTCGCCGGGCTGGTGAAGAGGTACGGAAGCAAGACCGCCGTCGACGCACTCGACCTGACCGTCGCGCGCGGCACCGTCACCGCCTTCCTGGGCCCCAATGGAGCGGGTAAGACCACCACCATCGAGACCTGCGAGGGCTACCGGCGCCCGGATGCCGGGACCGTGCGGGTCCTCGGCCTCGACCCGGTCACTCAGGGCTCCGAGCTGCGCCCCCGTATCGGGGTGATGCTCCAAAGCGGCGGAATCTACCCCACGGCCCGTGCGGAGGAGACGCTCCGCCACATGGCGACCCTGCACGCGCACCCGCTGGAGGTGCCCGCGCTGATCGAACGGCTCGGGCTGGGCAGCTGCGGCCGTACGCCCTACCGCAGGCTCTCCGGCGGCCAGCAGCAGCGGCTCGCGCTCGCACTGGCCCTGGTCGGCCGCCCCGAGCTGGTCTTCCTGGACGAGCCGACGGCGGGTCTGGACCCCCAGGCCCGGCACGCCACCTGGGACCTGGTGCGCGACCTGCGCGCGGACGGCGTGACGGTGCTGCTGACCACGCACCACATGGAGGAGGCCGAGGAGCTGTCCGACGACGTGGCGATCGTCGACGGCGGCAAGGTCATCGCCCAGGGCTCGCCCGAGGAGCTGTGCAAGGGCGGCGCGGAGAACACCCTGCGCTTCGGAGGCCGGCCCGGCCTCGACCTCAACTCCCTGCTGAAGGCCCTCCCTTCCGGGACCGCGGCGATCGAGCTGAGCCCGGGAAGCTACCGCCTGACCGGCACGGTCGACCCCCAACTGCTCGCAACCGTCACCTCCTGGTGCGCGCAGAACGGCGTCCTGCCCGACCGCATCTCGGTGGAGCGCCGAACCCTTGAGGACGTCTTCCTGGAGCTGACGGGGAAGGAGCTGCGGTCATGA
- the tkt gene encoding transketolase gives MSTKPTTTDLEWTDLDQQAVDTVRVLAMDSVQKVGNGHPGTAMSLAPVAYLLYQKLMRHDPTDPEWKGRDRFVLSAGHSSLTQYIQLFLAGYGLELDDLKAFRTWGSRTPGHPEYGHTVGVETTTGPLGQGVANAVGMAMAARYERGLFDPEAPTGESPFDHTVWVVAGDGDLEEGISSEASSLAGHQKLGNLVVLWDDNHISIEGDTETAISEDTLLRYEAYGWHVQRVEQLENGDLDPKALYQALKAARAETERPSFIAARSIIAWPAPHAQNTEAAHGSALGEDEVAATKKVLGFDPEKHFFISDEVMAHVRKAGDRGREAHAAWDKRLDEWRAANPQRAVEFDRISAGRLPDGWEEALPSFPAGESVATRKASGSVLKALGPVVPELWGGSADLAGSNNTTFADTSFLPEGNPLPGADRYGRTVHWGIREHAMGSTMNGIALHGNTRIYGGTFLVFSDYMRPAVRLAALMKAPVTYVWTHDSIGLGEDGPTHQPVEHLSALRAIPGLNIVRPADANETATVWAEILRRHDKKPAPHGIALTRQGVPTYESNPAASRGGYVLFDAEGGNAQVVLIGTGSEVQLAVEARERLQAQGVPTRVVSMPCVEWFEEQEQSYRDSVIPPAVKARVAVEAGVGLTWHRYVGEAGRIVSLEHFGASADGKDLFREFGLTVEAVQLAAKESLADAAR, from the coding sequence GTGAGCACCAAGCCGACCACCACAGATCTTGAGTGGACCGATCTGGACCAGCAGGCCGTGGACACCGTGAGAGTCCTGGCCATGGATTCCGTGCAGAAGGTCGGCAACGGCCATCCCGGTACGGCCATGAGCCTGGCTCCCGTCGCGTACCTGCTCTACCAGAAGCTGATGCGCCACGATCCGACCGATCCGGAGTGGAAGGGGCGCGACCGCTTCGTCCTCTCCGCCGGGCACTCCAGCCTCACCCAGTACATCCAGCTCTTCCTCGCCGGCTACGGCCTGGAGCTGGATGACCTGAAGGCGTTCCGCACCTGGGGCAGCCGCACCCCCGGCCACCCCGAGTACGGCCACACCGTCGGCGTGGAGACGACGACGGGGCCGCTGGGCCAGGGCGTCGCAAACGCCGTGGGCATGGCGATGGCCGCCCGCTACGAGCGTGGGCTGTTCGACCCCGAGGCCCCGACCGGCGAGTCGCCGTTCGACCACACGGTCTGGGTCGTCGCCGGTGACGGCGACCTGGAGGAGGGCATCTCCTCCGAGGCGTCCTCGCTCGCGGGCCACCAGAAGCTCGGCAACCTCGTCGTGCTGTGGGACGACAACCACATCTCGATCGAGGGCGACACCGAGACCGCCATCTCCGAGGACACGCTTCTGCGCTACGAGGCGTACGGCTGGCACGTGCAGCGCGTCGAGCAGCTGGAGAACGGCGACCTGGACCCGAAGGCGCTCTACCAGGCGCTGAAGGCGGCGCGGGCCGAGACGGAGCGCCCCTCGTTCATCGCGGCGCGCTCCATCATCGCCTGGCCGGCCCCCCACGCCCAGAACACCGAGGCGGCACACGGCTCGGCGCTGGGCGAGGACGAGGTCGCGGCCACCAAGAAGGTGCTGGGCTTCGACCCGGAGAAGCACTTCTTCATCTCCGACGAGGTCATGGCCCACGTGCGCAAGGCCGGTGACCGGGGCCGCGAGGCGCACGCCGCGTGGGACAAGCGGCTCGACGAGTGGCGCGCCGCCAACCCGCAGCGCGCCGTCGAGTTCGACCGGATCAGCGCCGGCCGCCTGCCCGACGGCTGGGAAGAGGCACTGCCTTCCTTCCCCGCCGGCGAGTCGGTCGCCACCCGCAAGGCATCCGGCAGCGTCCTCAAGGCGCTCGGCCCGGTCGTCCCCGAACTGTGGGGCGGCTCCGCCGACCTCGCGGGCTCGAACAACACCACGTTCGCCGACACCTCCTTCCTCCCGGAGGGCAACCCGCTGCCCGGCGCCGACCGCTACGGCCGTACGGTCCACTGGGGCATCCGCGAGCACGCCATGGGCTCGACCATGAACGGCATCGCGCTGCACGGCAACACGCGTATCTACGGCGGCACCTTCCTGGTGTTCTCCGACTACATGCGCCCGGCCGTGCGCCTGGCCGCGCTGATGAAGGCGCCCGTCACCTACGTGTGGACGCACGACTCCATCGGCCTGGGCGAGGACGGCCCCACGCACCAGCCGGTCGAGCACCTCTCGGCCCTGCGCGCCATCCCCGGCCTGAACATCGTGCGCCCCGCCGACGCCAATGAGACGGCGACGGTCTGGGCGGAGATCCTGCGCCGCCACGACAAGAAGCCGGCCCCGCACGGCATCGCGCTCACCCGTCAGGGAGTGCCGACGTACGAGTCCAACCCGGCGGCGTCCAGGGGCGGTTACGTCCTGTTCGACGCCGAGGGCGGCAACGCGCAGGTCGTCCTCATCGGTACCGGTTCCGAGGTGCAGCTCGCCGTCGAGGCGCGCGAGCGGCTCCAGGCGCAGGGTGTGCCCACCCGCGTGGTGTCCATGCCGTGTGTCGAGTGGTTCGAGGAGCAGGAGCAGTCCTACCGCGACAGCGTGATCCCGCCCGCCGTCAAGGCGCGGGTCGCCGTCGAGGCGGGCGTGGGCCTGACCTGGCACCGCTACGTGGGCGAGGCCGGCCGGATCGTGTCGCTGGAGCACTTCGGCGCCTCGGCCGACGGCAAGGACCTCTTCCGCGAGTTCGGCCTCACCGTCGAGGCCGTACAGCTGGCGGCGAAGGAGTCGCTGGCAGACGCGGCACGGTGA
- a CDS encoding amidohydrolase encodes MAAVSREALSRAPFLRGPIIDQYARGVVHTELGLRTFETRLAAATRCGTPVHGTFYDSPHGLALRRWCPPLLGLEPHCSPVRYLARRRELGAYAASRALLRGSGIGCFLMADSGGAPDEGRAPDEGRAPGEGWATGERAAPDEDADGGLCSPGELAAASGTRVGESVRLEALAAQVADTSGTVRGFVANAAEALYGAAERAVAFLCEAAFLEGEPPGPQEVHRAAGRWLRTRPAGGAPSGEPALLRHLVWSALVTGRAVQLRCDDPGPLARFLRATAGRGPEVVLLPRAPHHRAAARLAAVFPHVYADVGPCPAGTLAEAPFGKLLFSSGARTLPELYVVRARAFTAEMERLLSGWTREGVCSRVDAVRIAGRIAHGNARRLYRL; translated from the coding sequence ATGGCTGCTGTCTCACGGGAAGCGCTCTCTCGGGCACCGTTCCTCCGCGGACCGATCATCGACCAGTACGCCCGCGGTGTAGTGCACACAGAGCTGGGGCTGCGGACCTTCGAGACCCGGCTGGCGGCGGCCACCCGCTGCGGCACACCGGTGCACGGCACCTTCTACGACAGCCCGCACGGGCTCGCGCTGCGCCGCTGGTGCCCGCCGCTGCTCGGCCTGGAGCCGCACTGCTCGCCGGTCCGGTATCTGGCACGGCGCCGCGAGCTGGGGGCCTACGCCGCCTCCCGGGCACTGCTGCGGGGTAGCGGAATCGGCTGCTTCCTGATGGCGGATTCCGGTGGCGCACCGGATGAGGGCCGCGCACCGGATGAGGGCCGCGCACCGGGTGAAGGCTGGGCGACGGGAGAACGCGCCGCACCGGATGAGGACGCGGACGGGGGGCTGTGCTCGCCGGGGGAACTGGCCGCCGCCTCCGGCACGCGGGTGGGCGAAAGCGTCCGGCTGGAGGCGCTGGCCGCGCAGGTCGCCGATACGTCGGGGACCGTGCGCGGCTTCGTCGCCAACGCCGCCGAGGCCCTGTACGGGGCGGCGGAGCGGGCCGTGGCCTTTCTCTGTGAGGCGGCCTTCCTGGAGGGCGAGCCGCCCGGCCCGCAGGAGGTGCACCGGGCGGCGGGCAGATGGCTGCGGACGAGACCCGCCGGGGGAGCGCCGAGCGGGGAGCCCGCGCTGCTGCGCCATCTGGTGTGGAGCGCGCTCGTCACGGGGCGGGCCGTGCAGCTGCGCTGCGACGATCCAGGGCCGCTGGCCCGCTTTCTGCGGGCGACGGCGGGACGCGGACCGGAGGTGGTCCTGCTGCCCCGGGCCCCGCACCACAGGGCCGCCGCGCGGCTGGCCGCTGTCTTCCCGCACGTGTACGCGGATGTGGGGCCCTGCCCGGCCGGGACGCTGGCCGAGGCCCCCTTCGGCAAGCTGCTCTTCTCCTCCGGCGCCCGCACGCTTCCCGAGCTGTACGTCGTGCGGGCGCGTGCCTTCACCGCGGAGATGGAGCGGCTGCTGTCAGGGTGGACGCGCGAGGGGGTGTGCTCCCGCGTGGACGCCGTCCGAATCGCCGGACGGATCGCTCACGGGAACGCACGCCGGCTCTACCGGCTGTGA